From a region of the Bradyrhizobium diazoefficiens genome:
- a CDS encoding cold-shock protein yields MNTGTVKWFNSQKGFGFIQPTNGSNDVFVHISAVERAGMGSLVEGQTLSYDVVADRRSGKSAAENLRAA; encoded by the coding sequence ATGAACACAGGCACAGTGAAATGGTTTAACAGCCAAAAGGGCTTCGGCTTTATCCAGCCGACAAACGGCAGCAACGACGTTTTTGTTCATATCAGCGCGGTCGAACGCGCCGGCATGGGCAGCCTGGTCGAAGGTCAGACCCTGTCTTATGACGTCGTCGCAGATCGCCGTTCCGGCAAATCCGCTGCCGAAAATCTTCGTGCTGCTTAG
- the parC gene encoding DNA topoisomerase IV subunit A has product MGKRIVPPEEPAEIHEVPLREALEERYLAYALSTIMHRALPDARDGLKPVHRRILYGMRLLRLDPGTAFKKSAKIVGDVMGSFHPHGDQAIYDAMVRLAQDFSSRYPLVDGQGNFGNIDGDNPAAYRYTEARMTDVARLLLDGIDEDGVEFRANYDGQSKEPVVLPGGFPNLLANGAQGIAVGMATSIPPHNAAELCDAALHLIEKPDAKSKALLKWVKGPDFPTGGICVDSKQAIAEAYTTGRGSFRVRARWAQEEGARGTWAVVVTEIPFLVQKSRLIEKVAELLDQKKLPLVGDIRDESAEDVRIVIEPKSKNVDPALMMESLFRLTELENKIPLNLNVLIKGRVPRVVGLAECLREWLDHLRDVLIRRSNYRKAQIEHRLEVLGGFLIAYLNIDRVIKIIRTEDEPKPELMKAFKLTEVQAEAILNMRLRSLRKLEEMEIRTEDKNLRSELKGINAVLASEAEQWKKVSDQVGKVRDMFGPKTPLGKRRTTFADAPEHDLAAIEEAFVEREPVTVVVSDKGWIRTMKGHVEDLSGLAFKQDDKLGFAFFAETTSKLLLFATNGKFYTLDVAKLPGGRGHGEPIRLFIDLEQEAAPVALFVNKGGRKFLVASHEGQGFVVNEDDCVGTTKKGKQVLNVEMPNEARTVTEVTGDTVAVIGENRKMLIFPLDQVPEMARGRGVRLQKYKDGGLSDVAVFDAKAGLTWKDSAGREFSATMKELAEWRGTRADAGRLPPKGFPKSNKFGKVIG; this is encoded by the coding sequence ATGGGAAAACGAATCGTTCCGCCGGAAGAACCGGCCGAAATTCATGAGGTGCCGCTGCGGGAAGCGCTCGAGGAGCGCTATCTTGCCTATGCGCTCTCCACCATCATGCACCGTGCGCTGCCGGATGCGCGCGACGGCCTGAAGCCGGTGCACCGGCGCATCCTCTACGGCATGCGCCTGCTCAGGCTCGATCCGGGCACGGCCTTCAAGAAATCCGCCAAGATCGTCGGCGACGTGATGGGCTCGTTCCATCCGCATGGCGACCAGGCGATCTATGACGCCATGGTGCGCCTCGCGCAGGACTTCTCCTCGCGCTATCCGCTGGTCGACGGCCAAGGCAATTTCGGCAACATCGACGGCGACAACCCGGCCGCCTACCGCTACACCGAAGCGCGCATGACCGACGTCGCGCGGCTTCTGCTCGACGGCATCGACGAGGACGGCGTCGAGTTTCGCGCCAATTACGACGGCCAATCGAAGGAGCCGGTCGTGCTGCCCGGCGGCTTCCCGAACCTGCTTGCCAACGGCGCACAGGGCATCGCCGTCGGCATGGCGACCTCGATCCCGCCGCACAACGCCGCCGAGCTTTGCGATGCCGCGCTGCATCTGATCGAGAAGCCCGACGCCAAGTCCAAGGCGCTCTTGAAGTGGGTCAAGGGCCCGGATTTCCCGACCGGCGGCATCTGCGTCGATTCCAAGCAGGCGATCGCTGAGGCCTATACCACCGGCCGCGGCTCGTTCCGTGTCCGCGCGAGGTGGGCGCAGGAGGAGGGCGCGCGCGGCACCTGGGCGGTCGTCGTCACCGAGATTCCCTTTCTGGTGCAGAAGTCGCGCCTGATCGAGAAGGTTGCCGAGCTGCTCGACCAGAAGAAGCTGCCGCTGGTCGGCGACATCAGGGACGAGTCGGCCGAAGACGTCCGCATCGTGATCGAGCCGAAGTCGAAGAACGTCGATCCCGCGCTGATGATGGAATCGCTGTTCCGGCTGACCGAGCTCGAAAACAAGATTCCGCTGAACCTGAACGTGCTGATCAAGGGCCGCGTCCCCAGGGTGGTGGGGCTCGCGGAGTGCTTGCGCGAATGGCTCGACCATCTGCGCGACGTCTTGATCCGCCGCAGCAATTACCGCAAGGCGCAGATCGAGCACCGGCTGGAAGTGCTCGGCGGCTTCCTGATCGCCTATCTGAACATCGACAGGGTGATCAAGATCATCCGCACCGAGGATGAGCCCAAGCCCGAGCTGATGAAGGCGTTCAAGCTCACCGAAGTGCAGGCCGAAGCCATCCTCAACATGCGCCTGCGCTCCTTGCGCAAGCTCGAGGAGATGGAGATCCGCACCGAGGACAAGAATCTCCGGAGCGAGCTCAAGGGCATTAACGCGGTGCTCGCCTCGGAAGCCGAGCAGTGGAAGAAGGTCAGCGATCAGGTCGGCAAGGTCCGCGACATGTTCGGACCGAAGACGCCGCTCGGCAAGCGCCGCACCACCTTTGCCGATGCGCCCGAGCACGACCTCGCCGCGATCGAGGAGGCTTTCGTCGAGCGCGAGCCGGTGACGGTCGTCGTCTCCGACAAGGGCTGGATCCGCACCATGAAGGGCCATGTCGAGGATCTCTCGGGGCTCGCCTTCAAGCAGGACGACAAGCTGGGCTTTGCATTCTTCGCCGAGACCACGTCGAAACTCCTGTTGTTCGCCACCAATGGCAAGTTCTACACGCTCGACGTCGCGAAGCTGCCCGGCGGGCGCGGCCATGGCGAGCCGATCCGGCTGTTCATCGACCTCGAGCAGGAGGCGGCGCCCGTCGCGCTGTTCGTCAACAAGGGCGGACGCAAATTCCTGGTCGCCAGCCACGAAGGCCAGGGCTTCGTCGTCAACGAGGACGACTGCGTCGGCACCACCAAGAAGGGCAAGCAGGTCCTCAACGTCGAGATGCCGAACGAGGCGCGCACGGTCACCGAGGTTACAGGCGATACCGTCGCGGTCATCGGCGAGAACCGCAAGATGCTGATCTTCCCGCTGGATCAGGTGCCTGAAATGGCGCGTGGCCGCGGCGTGCGCCTGCAGAAGTACAAGGACGGCGGTCTCTCGGACGTCGCCGTGTTCGATGCCAAGGCGGGCCTGACCTGGAAGGATTCCGCAGGGCGCGAATTCTCCGCGACCATGAAGGAGCTGGCGGAGTGGCGGGGCACCCGCGCCGACGCCGGCCGCCTGCCGCCGAAGGGTTTTCCGAAGTCGAACAAGTTCGGCAAGGTGATCGGGTAG
- the recO gene encoding DNA repair protein RecO → MEWTDEGIVLGVRRHGESSAIVELLTRQHGRHLGLVRGGAGSRMRPLLQPGNSVSAVWRARLDEHLGTYAIEGLKLRAASLLTSSHGVYGVTHLASIARLLPERDPHQEIFALLEHSLDDFEDIGGAAVHVIHFELAMLAELGFGLALENCAVTGETVDLIYVSPKSGGAVSRGAGEPWRDRLLRLPPFLRQGETASDLTEQDLQDGFRLTGLFLLRHVLEPRGQGHSEARAGFINALMRQQARAAIPAP, encoded by the coding sequence ATGGAATGGACCGACGAAGGCATCGTGCTTGGGGTGCGGCGGCATGGCGAATCCAGCGCCATCGTCGAGCTGTTGACGCGCCAGCACGGCCGGCATCTCGGGCTCGTGCGGGGCGGAGCAGGCTCGCGGATGCGGCCGCTTTTGCAGCCGGGGAACAGCGTCAGTGCGGTGTGGCGGGCGCGGCTCGACGAGCATCTCGGCACCTATGCCATCGAGGGGCTGAAGCTGCGCGCCGCATCGCTGCTGACATCGTCCCACGGCGTTTACGGCGTCACCCATCTCGCCTCGATTGCGCGCCTGCTGCCCGAGCGCGATCCGCACCAGGAGATCTTTGCGCTGCTCGAACATTCGCTCGACGATTTCGAGGACATTGGGGGCGCCGCCGTGCACGTCATCCATTTCGAGCTGGCAATGCTCGCCGAACTCGGCTTCGGGCTGGCACTGGAGAATTGCGCGGTGACTGGAGAGACCGTGGACCTGATCTACGTCTCGCCGAAATCCGGCGGCGCGGTGTCGCGCGGCGCGGGCGAGCCGTGGCGTGACCGGCTGTTGCGCCTGCCGCCGTTCCTGCGCCAGGGCGAAACCGCGAGCGACCTCACCGAGCAGGACCTGCAGGACGGCTTTCGGCTCACCGGCCTGTTCCTGCTGCGCCATGTGCTGGAGCCCCGCGGACAGGGCCATTCCGAGGCGCGGGCCGGGTTCATCAATGCCTTGATGCGGCAACAGGCGAGGGCGGCGATCCCCGCGCCATGA
- the era gene encoding GTPase Era translates to MTAEASGEMPPATRCGFVALIGAPNVGKSTLVNALVGAKVTIVSRKVQTTRALIRGIVIENNAQIVLVDTPGIFLPKRRLDRAMVSTAWSGAHDADLVCVLLDAKTGIDEEAEAIFAKAAGVNHDKILVINKVDLVQREKLLALAQAANERMKFAKTFMVAAISGDGVDDIRTTLAEMVPPGPFLYPEDQMSDAPMRHLAAEITREKIYQKLHQELPYQSTVETDKWEERKDKSVRIEQTIFVERESQRKIVLGKGGATIKSIGADSRKELMQILDVPVHLFLFVKVRENWGDDPDRYREMGLDFPRE, encoded by the coding sequence ATGACGGCTGAAGCAAGCGGCGAGATGCCCCCTGCGACGCGCTGCGGCTTCGTTGCGCTGATCGGCGCGCCGAACGTCGGCAAGTCCACGCTGGTCAATGCGCTGGTCGGTGCCAAGGTCACGATCGTCTCGCGCAAGGTGCAGACCACGCGCGCGCTGATTCGCGGCATCGTCATCGAGAACAATGCGCAAATCGTCCTGGTCGACACGCCCGGCATCTTCCTGCCCAAGCGCCGGCTCGACCGCGCCATGGTCTCGACCGCCTGGAGCGGCGCGCATGACGCCGATCTCGTCTGTGTGCTGCTCGATGCCAAGACCGGGATCGACGAGGAAGCCGAGGCGATATTCGCCAAGGCGGCCGGCGTCAATCACGACAAGATCCTGGTGATCAACAAGGTCGATCTGGTCCAGCGCGAGAAGCTGCTGGCGCTGGCGCAGGCCGCCAACGAGCGCATGAAATTCGCGAAGACCTTCATGGTCGCGGCGATCTCGGGCGACGGCGTCGACGACATCCGCACAACGCTTGCCGAGATGGTGCCGCCGGGTCCGTTCCTCTATCCCGAGGACCAGATGTCGGACGCGCCGATGCGGCATCTTGCGGCCGAGATTACGCGCGAGAAGATCTATCAGAAGCTGCACCAGGAATTGCCCTACCAGTCCACGGTCGAGACCGACAAGTGGGAGGAGCGCAAGGACAAGTCGGTGCGGATCGAGCAGACGATCTTCGTCGAGCGCGAAAGCCAGCGCAAGATCGTGCTCGGCAAGGGCGGCGCCACGATCAAGTCGATCGGCGCGGACTCGCGCAAGGAGCTGATGCAGATTCTGGACGTGCCGGTGCATCTGTTCCTGTTCGTGAAGGTGCGCGAGAACTGGGGCGACGATCCCGATCGCTATCGCGAGATGGGCCTGGACTTTCCCAGGGAATAA
- the rnc gene encoding ribonuclease III — MKDEAKDIAVQPTEAQAGPDGEAATRSVATKTPETKAPETKTPETKAPAKKKRTRSSKAKGTDANAALEARIGHSFTDPNMLMQAITHVSALKSGRKRGDSYQRLEFLGDHVLGLVVSDMLYHAFPNADEGELSKRLAELVRKESCADVAKSLGLLDDIKLGSVGSSADARLRKSILGDICEAVIGAIFLDGGHAAAAEFVRRNWTERMHKPRRPLRDPKTVLQEWAQGKGLPTPVYREVERTGPHHDPQFRVAVDLPGLAPAEGVGGSKRAAEKVAASVMIEREGVGGGNDG; from the coding sequence ATGAAAGACGAAGCCAAGGACATCGCGGTCCAACCGACCGAGGCGCAAGCGGGCCCCGACGGCGAAGCTGCGACCAGGAGCGTTGCGACCAAGACTCCTGAAACCAAGGCTCCTGAAACCAAGACTCCTGAAACCAAGGCGCCCGCGAAGAAGAAGCGGACGCGGAGCAGCAAGGCCAAGGGCACCGATGCGAATGCGGCGCTCGAGGCGCGCATCGGCCACAGCTTCACTGACCCGAATATGCTGATGCAGGCGATCACGCATGTCTCGGCGCTGAAGTCCGGGCGCAAGCGCGGCGACAGCTATCAGCGGCTGGAATTCCTCGGCGACCACGTGCTCGGGCTCGTCGTCTCCGACATGCTCTATCACGCCTTCCCGAACGCCGATGAGGGCGAGCTGTCCAAGCGACTTGCCGAGCTCGTGCGCAAGGAAAGCTGCGCCGATGTCGCCAAGTCGCTTGGTCTGCTCGACGACATCAAGCTGGGCTCGGTCGGCTCCAGCGCCGATGCGCGCCTGCGCAAATCCATACTCGGCGACATCTGCGAGGCCGTGATCGGCGCCATCTTCCTCGACGGCGGCCATGCGGCGGCGGCCGAATTCGTCAGGCGCAACTGGACCGAGCGCATGCACAAGCCGCGCCGGCCCTTGCGCGATCCCAAGACCGTGCTGCAGGAATGGGCGCAGGGCAAGGGGCTGCCGACGCCGGTCTACCGCGAGGTCGAGCGCACCGGCCCGCATCACGATCCGCAATTCCGCGTCGCGGTCGACCTGCCGGGGCTCGCGCCGGCCGAAGGCGTCGGCGGCAGCAAGCGCGCGGCAGAGAAGGTGGCAGCTTCGGTGATGATCGAACGCGAAGGCGTCGGCGGCGGCAATGACGGCTGA
- the lepB gene encoding signal peptidase I gives MSVSSGTKTESGVGETIRVVIHALLIALVIRTFLFQPFNIPSGSMKATLLVGDYLFVSKYSYGYSHYSIPFSPPLFSGRIWGSDPNRGDIVVFRLPKDDSTDYIKRVIGLPGDHIQMRDGLLYINDTPVVRQRMSEYVGEEPCGSEGGGISRVKRWKETLPNGVSYETLDCADNGYVDNTNVYTVPPGHFFMMGDNRDNSTDSRFLGQVGYVPRENLIGRAQMIFFSIAEGEHAWMFWRWPWAVRWNRFFKIVR, from the coding sequence ATGAGCGTGAGTTCGGGAACGAAAACTGAGAGCGGCGTCGGCGAAACGATCCGGGTCGTGATCCACGCTCTGCTGATCGCGCTGGTGATCCGCACCTTCCTGTTCCAGCCCTTCAACATCCCGTCCGGCTCGATGAAGGCGACGCTGCTGGTCGGCGATTATCTATTCGTCTCGAAATATTCCTACGGCTACAGCCATTATTCGATTCCGTTCTCGCCGCCGCTGTTCTCCGGGCGGATCTGGGGCTCGGACCCGAACCGCGGCGACATCGTCGTGTTTCGCCTGCCGAAGGACGATTCCACCGATTACATCAAGCGCGTGATCGGCCTTCCCGGCGATCACATCCAGATGCGGGACGGGCTGCTCTACATCAACGACACGCCGGTCGTGCGGCAGCGGATGAGCGAATATGTCGGCGAGGAGCCGTGCGGCTCGGAAGGTGGCGGCATCTCGCGGGTGAAACGCTGGAAGGAAACGCTGCCGAACGGCGTGTCCTATGAGACGCTCGACTGCGCCGACAACGGCTACGTCGACAACACCAACGTCTACACCGTGCCGCCCGGTCATTTCTTCATGATGGGCGACAACCGCGACAACTCGACCGACAGCCGCTTCCTCGGCCAGGTCGGCTACGTGCCGCGGGAAAATCTGATCGGCCGCGCCCAGATGATCTTCTTCTCCATCGCCGAAGGCGAGCATGCCTGGATGTTCTGGCGCTGGCCGTGGGCGGTGCGCTGGAATCGCTTCTTCAAAATCGTCCGATGA
- the acpS gene encoding holo-ACP synthase, translated as MIIGVGSDLIDITRVAKVIDRHGERFLDRIFTAAERAKAERRAKNEKMVVATYAKRFAAKEACSKALGTGIRRGVWWRDMGVVNLPGGRPTMQLTGGALARLQALTPEGFEARIDLSITDDWPLAQAFVIISAVPLPRP; from the coding sequence GTGATCATCGGCGTCGGCTCCGACCTCATCGACATCACCCGCGTCGCCAAGGTGATCGACCGCCATGGCGAACGCTTCCTCGACCGCATCTTCACCGCGGCCGAGCGGGCCAAGGCGGAGCGGCGCGCCAAGAACGAGAAGATGGTGGTGGCGACCTATGCCAAGCGCTTCGCCGCCAAGGAGGCCTGCTCGAAGGCGCTCGGCACCGGGATCCGGCGCGGCGTTTGGTGGCGCGACATGGGGGTGGTCAACCTGCCGGGCGGGCGACCGACCATGCAACTGACCGGCGGCGCCCTGGCCCGGCTTCAGGCCCTGACGCCGGAGGGGTTCGAGGCGCGGATCGACCTGTCGATCACCGACGACTGGCCGCTGGCGCAGGCCTTCGTCATCATTTCCGCCGTGCCGCTGCCGAGGCCCTGA
- a CDS encoding pyridoxine 5'-phosphate synthase → MPATPLRLGVNVDHVATLRNARGGRNPDPVRAALLAIEAGADGITAHLREDRRHIRDEDMARLKAEISRPLNFEMAATDEMMRISLATRPHAVCLVPERRQEVTTEGGLDVVGQHNALAPYIARLNDAGIRVSLFIAADPAQIEMAAQLRAPVIEIHTGAWCDAVVEGHTGKADAEWQRIVAGAKLAKAAGLEVHAGHGLDYATAETIAALPDIMELNIGYYMIGEALFVGLAETVRSMRAAMDRGRSRA, encoded by the coding sequence ATGCCCGCAACTCCGCTCCGCCTCGGCGTCAATGTCGATCATGTCGCGACCCTGCGTAACGCGCGCGGCGGCCGCAATCCCGATCCGGTGCGCGCGGCGCTGCTGGCGATCGAGGCCGGCGCCGACGGCATCACCGCCCATTTGCGCGAGGATCGCCGGCACATCCGCGACGAGGACATGGCGCGGTTGAAGGCCGAGATCTCCAGGCCGCTCAACTTCGAGATGGCGGCGACCGACGAGATGATGCGGATCTCGCTTGCCACCAGGCCGCACGCGGTGTGCCTGGTGCCGGAGCGCCGGCAGGAGGTGACCACCGAAGGCGGGCTGGACGTGGTCGGCCAGCACAATGCGCTCGCGCCCTACATCGCGCGGCTCAACGATGCCGGCATTCGCGTCTCCCTGTTCATCGCCGCCGATCCCGCCCAGATCGAGATGGCGGCGCAGCTGCGCGCGCCCGTGATCGAGATCCATACCGGCGCCTGGTGCGACGCCGTCGTCGAGGGCCACACCGGCAAGGCGGACGCCGAATGGCAGCGGATCGTGGCGGGCGCGAAGCTGGCCAAGGCCGCCGGGCTGGAGGTTCATGCCGGGCACGGGCTCGACTATGCGACGGCGGAGACCATCGCGGCCCTGCCTGACATCATGGAGCTCAACATCGGCTACTACATGATCGGCGAAGCGCTGTTCGTGGGACTGGCCGAGACGGTGCGCAGCATGCGCGCGGCGATGGACCGCGGCCGGAGCCGGGCGTGA
- a CDS encoding bifunctional (p)ppGpp synthetase/guanosine-3',5'-bis(diphosphate) 3'-pyrophosphohydrolase produces MVFRRRRSTQMQAATESVAVAPTAPVARPAKPRARMMRQYDLVERVRSYNPNTNEDLLNRAYVYAMKAHGSQTRASGDPYFSHPLEVAAILTDLKLDDATIVAALLHDTIEDTEATRAEIDQIFGPEIGALVEGLTKLKRLELVSREAKQAENLRKLLLAIADDVRVLLVKLADRLHNMRTLDFVPTESRRRIAEETLDIYAPLAGRMGMQEMREELEDLSFRTLDPEAYSVVMQRLDALAERNRNLIGEIEDQLSNNLRHRGLGARVYGRRKKPFSIWTKMERKSIGFEQLSDIFGFRLVVNDIEACYRALGIVHTTWPVVPGRFKDYISTPKQNDYRSIHTTVIGPGNQRVELQIRTEAMDQIAERGIAAHVFYKEGVGSPTEFLKRESNAFAWLRHTIGILSESSNPEEFLEHTKLELFHDQVFCFTPKGKLIALPRHANVIDFAYAVHTDVGNSAVGCKINGQFAPLSSELQNGDEVEVLTSEAQSAPPSAWETLAVTGKARAAIRRATRTAVRDQYAGLGRRIVERLFERAKIEYADDKLKGALPRLARTSIEDVMAAVGRGEIKASHVARAMYPDYKEERIARYGVKKGLAAKLKEKSSGPRSPAAIPIRGINSDLPVKFAPNGGAVPGDRIVGIVTPGEGITIYPIQAPALKDFEEEPERWLDVRWDIEDSAPQRFPARIKVENVNEPGALAQIATVIAEHDGNIDNISMQRRSPDFTETTIDLEVYDLKHLSAILAQLRAKAVVARVERVNG; encoded by the coding sequence ATGGTATTTCGGCGCCGCAGATCCACGCAGATGCAGGCCGCAACCGAATCGGTTGCCGTGGCCCCGACTGCGCCGGTCGCGCGCCCGGCCAAGCCCCGCGCGCGCATGATGCGCCAATACGACCTCGTCGAGCGCGTCAGGTCCTACAATCCCAACACCAATGAAGACCTGCTGAACCGCGCCTATGTCTATGCCATGAAGGCGCACGGCTCGCAGACCCGCGCCTCGGGCGATCCGTATTTCTCGCACCCGCTCGAAGTAGCCGCGATTCTCACCGACCTGAAGCTCGACGACGCCACCATCGTGGCCGCGCTGCTCCACGACACGATCGAGGACACCGAAGCGACGCGGGCCGAGATCGACCAGATTTTCGGACCGGAGATCGGCGCCCTGGTCGAGGGCCTGACCAAGCTCAAGCGGCTGGAGCTGGTGTCGCGGGAGGCCAAGCAGGCCGAGAATCTGCGGAAATTGTTGCTGGCCATTGCCGACGATGTCCGCGTGCTTCTGGTCAAGCTCGCCGACCGTCTGCACAACATGCGCACGCTGGATTTCGTTCCGACGGAATCGCGCCGGCGCATCGCCGAGGAGACGCTCGACATCTACGCGCCGCTGGCGGGGCGCATGGGCATGCAGGAAATGCGCGAGGAGCTGGAGGACTTGTCCTTCCGCACCCTCGATCCCGAAGCCTATTCGGTGGTAATGCAGCGCCTCGACGCGCTTGCCGAGCGCAACCGCAATCTGATCGGCGAGATCGAGGACCAGCTCTCCAACAATCTGCGCCACCGGGGCCTCGGCGCGCGGGTTTACGGCCGCCGCAAGAAGCCGTTCTCGATCTGGACCAAGATGGAGCGCAAGTCGATCGGCTTCGAGCAATTGTCCGACATTTTCGGCTTCCGCCTCGTCGTCAACGACATCGAGGCCTGCTATCGCGCGCTGGGCATCGTCCACACCACCTGGCCGGTCGTACCGGGGCGCTTCAAGGATTACATCTCGACACCGAAGCAGAACGACTACCGCTCGATCCACACCACGGTGATCGGCCCCGGCAACCAGCGCGTCGAGCTGCAGATCCGCACCGAGGCGATGGACCAGATCGCCGAACGCGGCATCGCCGCGCACGTCTTCTACAAGGAGGGCGTCGGCTCGCCGACCGAATTCCTCAAGCGCGAGTCCAATGCGTTCGCCTGGCTGCGCCACACCATCGGCATCCTCTCGGAGAGTTCCAACCCGGAGGAATTCCTCGAGCACACCAAGCTCGAGCTGTTCCACGATCAGGTGTTCTGCTTCACCCCGAAGGGCAAGCTGATCGCGCTGCCGCGCCACGCCAACGTGATCGACTTCGCCTACGCCGTGCATACCGACGTCGGCAACAGTGCGGTGGGCTGCAAGATCAACGGCCAGTTCGCGCCGCTGTCCTCGGAGCTCCAGAACGGCGACGAGGTCGAGGTGCTGACGTCGGAAGCGCAATCGGCACCGCCCTCGGCCTGGGAAACGCTTGCGGTCACCGGCAAGGCGCGCGCCGCGATCCGCCGCGCCACGCGGACGGCGGTGCGCGATCAATATGCCGGTCTCGGCCGGCGCATCGTGGAGCGCCTGTTCGAGCGCGCCAAGATCGAATATGCCGACGACAAGCTCAAGGGCGCGCTGCCGCGGCTTGCGCGCACCTCGATCGAGGACGTGATGGCGGCTGTGGGACGCGGCGAGATCAAGGCCTCCCACGTCGCGCGTGCGATGTACCCCGACTACAAGGAGGAGCGCATCGCGCGCTATGGCGTCAAGAAGGGGCTTGCCGCCAAGCTCAAGGAGAAGTCCTCGGGACCGCGCAGCCCGGCTGCGATCCCGATCCGCGGCATCAATTCCGACCTGCCGGTGAAGTTCGCCCCGAACGGCGGCGCCGTGCCGGGGGACCGCATCGTCGGCATCGTCACGCCGGGCGAGGGCATCACGATCTACCCGATCCAGGCACCGGCCCTGAAGGATTTCGAGGAGGAGCCGGAGCGCTGGCTGGACGTCCGCTGGGACATCGAGGATTCCGCGCCGCAGCGTTTTCCGGCCCGCATCAAGGTCGAGAACGTCAACGAGCCGGGGGCGCTCGCGCAGATCGCGACCGTGATCGCCGAGCACGACGGCAACATCGACAACATCAGCATGCAGCGCCGCTCACCTGATTTCACGGAGACGACGATCGATCTCGAAGTCTACGATTTGAAGCATTTGAGCGCGATCCTGGCCCAGTTGCGCGCGAAGGCGGTCGTCGCCCGCGTCGAACGTGTTAATGGATAG
- the rpoZ gene encoding DNA-directed RNA polymerase subunit omega, with the protein MARVTVEDCIDKVDNRFDLVLLAAHRARMISSGSQLTVDRDNDKNPVVSLREIAETTVSPEDLREELVHSLQKFVEVDEPEPDTVPLIGSAGASVDADDTEVAVERMTEEELLKGLEGLAPPEEQPEEDE; encoded by the coding sequence ATGGCTCGCGTCACCGTAGAAGATTGTATCGACAAGGTCGACAACCGGTTTGACTTGGTCCTGCTGGCCGCCCACCGTGCCCGCATGATTTCGTCCGGTTCACAACTAACGGTTGACCGCGATAACGACAAGAACCCTGTTGTGTCTTTGCGCGAAATTGCCGAGACGACCGTTTCGCCGGAGGATCTCCGCGAGGAGCTAGTGCACTCGCTCCAGAAGTTCGTCGAGGTCGACGAGCCCGAGCCGGATACGGTGCCGCTGATCGGTTCCGCGGGCGCGAGTGTCGATGCGGACGATACCGAAGTCGCTGTCGAGCGCATGACCGAAGAGGAGCTCCTGAAGGGTCTCGAAGGCCTCGCGCCGCCCGAGGAGCAGCCCGAGGAAGACGAGTAA
- a CDS encoding NYN domain-containing protein codes for MSLSPTNKIALFIDGANLYATAKTLGFDIDYKRLLKEFQGRGTLLRAFYYTAIIEDQEYSSIRPLIDWLDYNGYTVVTKATKEFIDASGRRKVKGNMDIELAVDAMELAEHVDQMVLFSGDGDFRSLVEAVQRRGVRVTVISTIASQPPMIADELRRQADVFTDLVELQSKLGRDPSERPAPRDRGEREARHHAPQFLQRATTMAPRGDDDFEE; via the coding sequence ATGTCACTTTCTCCCACCAACAAGATCGCGCTCTTCATCGATGGGGCCAATCTCTACGCGACGGCGAAAACTCTGGGCTTCGACATCGACTACAAGCGCCTGCTGAAGGAGTTTCAGGGCCGCGGGACGCTGTTGCGGGCGTTCTACTACACCGCGATCATCGAGGATCAGGAATACTCCTCGATCCGGCCGCTGATCGACTGGCTCGACTACAACGGCTACACCGTCGTCACCAAGGCGACCAAGGAATTCATCGACGCCTCCGGCCGCCGCAAGGTCAAAGGCAACATGGACATCGAGCTCGCCGTGGACGCGATGGAGCTCGCCGAGCACGTCGACCAGATGGTGTTGTTCTCCGGTGACGGCGACTTCCGCTCCCTGGTCGAGGCCGTGCAGCGCCGCGGCGTGCGGGTCACGGTGATCTCCACCATCGCTAGCCAGCCGCCGATGATCGCCGACGAGCTTCGCCGCCAGGCCGACGTCTTCACCGATCTCGTCGAACTGCAGTCCAAGCTCGGCCGCGATCCGTCCGAACGCCCCGCCCCGCGCGATCGTGGCGAGCGCGAGGCTCGCCACCACGCTCCGCAATTCCTCCAGCGCGCAACCACGATGGCGCCGAGGGGCGATGACGACTTCGAGGAGTGA